A portion of the Bacteroides faecium genome contains these proteins:
- a CDS encoding lipopolysaccharide biosynthesis protein gives MNVITESRTSKSIRNAKIALLFYLANLILQFFSRKIFLDYLGPEVLGLNTTAQNLLGFLNLAELGIGGAISYTLYKPLYQNDIKVINEIVSLQGWLYRRVAYIVVGGACVFMCFFPMIFEKAVLPLWYTYGSFIVLLVASLLSYFVNYPQVILTADQKEYKITLNVQSIKLAKIVLQIVAIRFLSNGYVYWMILELLTAIFIAIVLNRVLKKEYPWLNTSPSLGPILKKKYPTIITKTKQIFFHKVSGFVLTQTSPLIIYAYASLTLVAIYGNYMLIITGVTLLMNAFSGGITAGIGNLVAENNMQRIKEVFWELTSCRIWLASIICFGIYKLAHSFIALWVGESYVIEQEPFIVLLLITFISLTRTNDLFIYAYGLYQDIWSPITEAILNLGLAIGLGYYYGLTGILLGTAISLLIIVCCWKPYFLYKCGFKEKISEYIYRYMKCMLLVVFSFIGTLKILHMIVKDDFISSYYEWGKYGILCLSLYITVSLLFFLVFDSGMRRFVNRIKSIIR, from the coding sequence ATGAATGTAATTACTGAAAGCCGTACTTCTAAAAGTATTCGAAATGCTAAAATAGCTTTGTTGTTTTATTTGGCTAATTTGATATTACAATTCTTTTCAAGAAAAATATTTTTAGATTATCTTGGTCCGGAAGTGCTAGGATTAAATACAACGGCTCAGAATTTATTAGGCTTTTTAAATTTGGCCGAATTGGGAATTGGTGGAGCTATATCTTATACTTTGTATAAGCCATTATATCAAAATGATATAAAAGTAATAAATGAAATTGTTTCTTTACAAGGATGGTTATACAGAAGGGTGGCTTATATCGTTGTTGGAGGAGCATGTGTATTTATGTGTTTTTTTCCAATGATATTTGAAAAGGCTGTACTTCCACTATGGTATACTTATGGATCATTTATTGTATTATTAGTTGCATCGTTGTTAAGCTATTTTGTGAATTATCCTCAAGTAATATTGACTGCTGATCAAAAAGAATATAAAATCACCTTAAATGTACAGAGCATTAAATTAGCTAAGATAGTATTACAAATAGTGGCTATTAGATTTTTATCCAATGGATATGTTTATTGGATGATACTTGAACTCTTGACAGCGATATTTATAGCAATTGTTTTAAATAGAGTATTAAAAAAAGAGTATCCTTGGTTGAATACTTCTCCTTCACTTGGGCCTATACTTAAAAAAAAGTATCCAACTATTATAACTAAAACAAAGCAAATATTTTTTCATAAAGTATCAGGATTTGTTTTAACACAAACGAGCCCATTGATTATTTATGCATATGCATCTTTAACTTTAGTGGCGATTTATGGTAATTATATGTTGATAATAACAGGAGTCACTTTATTAATGAATGCCTTCTCTGGTGGTATTACTGCAGGAATTGGAAATTTAGTAGCAGAAAATAACATGCAGAGGATTAAGGAGGTTTTTTGGGAATTGACATCATGTAGAATTTGGTTAGCATCTATTATATGTTTTGGTATTTATAAGTTAGCCCATTCTTTTATAGCTTTATGGGTAGGAGAAAGCTATGTGATTGAACAGGAACCTTTTATTGTTTTACTTCTTATTACATTTATATCGTTAACTCGAACTAATGATCTTTTTATATATGCTTACGGGTTATATCAAGATATATGGTCTCCCATTACTGAAGCTATATTGAATCTAGGATTGGCTATTGGGTTAGGATATTATTATGGGTTAACCGGAATTCTTTTGGGAACTGCAATAAGTTTATTAATAATTGTATGTTGTTGGAAACCATATTTCCTTTATAAATGTGGATTTAAGGAAAAAATATCGGAATATATATATCGTTATATGAAGTGTATGTTATTGGTGGTCTTTTCCTTTATCGGTACCTTGAAGATTCTGCATATGATAGTTAAAGATGATTTTATATCTTCATATTATGAATGGGGGAAGTATGGAATTCTTTGTCTTTCTTTATATATTACTGTTAGTTTATTATTCTTTTTAGTATTTGATAGCGGTATGAGGCGATTTGTTAATAGAATAAAGAGTATTATTAGGTAG
- a CDS encoding glycosyltransferase, whose protein sequence is MNKYIRYFLRRNKIYRGNLKSTYKNWNVLPCDELYLNKISNKQRIEHCALMTEKIIFHTYWHGDFGLKQSFSIKSFLCTQDLRNTELWLWLDASNGYSQLLENKYLLELKDKIKILPWNIEEEIFDTPFQNIKSFLLKDKPLPARGDDFRIIALYKFGGVYFDLDIMFLKDFSSLLRGHEFVYAWEYQPYANSAVIYLRKNSFLTIYLMKKMMKRKEAMPWVLFDYKDNKLANLRNYPCTYFDPLWGGYSEDMPFDNFDYFFKRFDSDFVRDPRIKSYKDFFPAAFTYHWHNRWDMEEHPDSYFGIFNAEYNKLLLL, encoded by the coding sequence ATGAATAAATATATTCGTTATTTTCTAAGAAGGAACAAAATTTATAGAGGGAATTTGAAATCAACCTATAAAAATTGGAATGTTTTGCCATGTGATGAGCTTTATTTGAATAAGATTTCCAATAAACAGAGAATAGAACACTGTGCTTTGATGACGGAAAAAATTATTTTTCATACTTATTGGCATGGTGATTTTGGTTTGAAACAATCTTTTTCTATAAAAAGTTTTCTTTGTACGCAAGATTTGCGGAATACTGAATTATGGTTGTGGCTAGATGCTTCAAATGGATATTCACAGCTATTAGAAAATAAGTATTTGCTAGAATTAAAAGATAAAATAAAAATATTACCATGGAATATTGAGGAAGAAATATTTGATACTCCTTTTCAAAATATTAAATCATTTTTGCTTAAGGATAAACCATTACCAGCTAGAGGAGATGATTTTAGAATTATTGCTCTGTATAAGTTTGGTGGAGTTTATTTTGATTTAGATATAATGTTTTTAAAGGATTTTTCTTCTCTGTTGAGAGGGCATGAGTTTGTTTACGCATGGGAATATCAACCTTATGCAAATAGTGCTGTTATCTATCTTCGGAAAAATAGTTTTCTGACTATTTATTTAATGAAGAAAATGATGAAAAGAAAAGAGGCTATGCCGTGGGTTTTGTTTGACTATAAAGATAACAAATTGGCTAATTTGCGGAATTATCCATGTACATATTTCGATCCATTATGGGGTGGATATTCAGAAGATATGCCTTTTGATAATTTCGACTATTTTTTCAAAAGATTCGATTCTGATTTTGTCCGAGATCCAAGGATTAAATCTTATAAAGACTTTTTCCCTGCTGCATTTACTTATCATTGGCACAATAGATGGGATATGGAAGAGCATCCGGATTCTTATTTTGGAATATTCAATGCAGAATATAATAAATTATTGTTACTGTAA
- a CDS encoding ATP-grasp fold amidoligase family protein, producing the protein MNISHLKKTIKETKRLARTYTAIRNKYFNIFYSDERYLKYQYKKLHGIYPNLENPQNFSEKLIWLLLNYRDDKIVSCTDKYEVRDYYRKKLATEEYLIPCVDCYSNVADINIDNLPNKFVLKATHGSGWNYLCIDKDKISAETWKIVLADCHYWLTHRLSDYGREWNYKYMKPRIICENFIGDEEGNPPMDYKFFCFNGEPKMIQLDIDRYSHHKRNFYDANWNLFNTVDIKDVDENDGKYYERPEKLGEMLDIARKLSHGFPHVRVDLFYVNGKIYCGEMTFFHNAGLTNFKPDEFHVEIGNWLRLPEPNASGWSYKKSVQ; encoded by the coding sequence ATGAATATTTCTCATCTCAAAAAAACAATAAAGGAGACAAAACGTCTCGCGAGAACTTATACTGCTATTAGAAATAAGTATTTTAATATTTTCTATTCGGATGAAAGATATTTAAAATATCAATATAAAAAATTACATGGAATTTATCCAAATCTAGAGAATCCACAGAATTTTTCTGAAAAGTTAATATGGTTATTGTTAAATTATAGGGACGATAAAATTGTTTCATGTACTGATAAATATGAAGTTCGTGATTATTATCGGAAGAAGTTAGCTACAGAAGAATATTTGATACCTTGTGTTGATTGCTATAGCAACGTAGCAGATATAAATATTGATAACCTACCTAATAAGTTTGTGTTGAAAGCTACTCATGGTTCCGGTTGGAATTATTTGTGTATAGATAAGGATAAAATAAGTGCTGAAACATGGAAAATAGTGTTGGCTGACTGTCATTATTGGTTGACCCATAGGTTGTCGGATTATGGCAGAGAATGGAATTACAAATACATGAAACCTAGGATAATTTGTGAGAATTTTATAGGCGATGAAGAAGGTAACCCGCCTATGGATTATAAATTCTTTTGTTTTAATGGAGAACCTAAGATGATACAGTTGGATATAGACAGGTATAGTCATCATAAAAGAAATTTTTATGATGCAAACTGGAATTTATTTAATACTGTAGATATAAAGGATGTTGATGAAAATGACGGTAAGTATTATGAACGACCAGAAAAACTTGGTGAGATGTTGGATATTGCAAGAAAATTATCTCATGGATTTCCTCATGTTAGAGTCGATTTATTCTATGTTAATGGCAAAATTTATTGTGGAGAAATGACTTTCTTTCATAATGCTGGGCTAACTAATTTTAAACCAGATGAATTCCATGTAGAAATCGGTAATTGGCTTAGATTGCCTGAACCCAATGCTTCTGGTTGGAGCTATAAGAAAAGTGTTCAATGA
- a CDS encoding alpha-1,2-fucosyltransferase, producing the protein MVIVRLWGGIGNQLFQYAFGEYLRNKTCHDIKYDISSFGRSDKLRGLGLALLNHKLETIDNIHISHYTGILNRLFVFLFNIRPNHKFISENCFSESIITSLKDNAVLYLQGYWQKEQYAQWLMENKSELFEPKEAIPFKIQSYFQIANDTHSVALHVRRGDYFQSKYATTFGVCTVEYYQTALELISTKIDKFQLLVFSDDLEWVKENLRLPKDSVLVENYDIEQYWYIYLMSKCKHNIISNSSFSWWGAFLNSHKNKVVISPKKWLNTSDITIALDSWIKI; encoded by the coding sequence ATGGTTATAGTTCGACTTTGGGGAGGAATTGGAAATCAATTATTCCAGTATGCTTTTGGTGAGTATTTACGTAATAAAACGTGCCATGATATTAAATATGATATATCATCATTTGGACGTTCTGATAAATTAAGAGGGCTTGGGCTTGCTCTGTTAAATCATAAGTTAGAGACTATTGATAATATACATATTTCTCATTATACAGGAATCTTAAATCGTTTATTCGTATTCTTGTTTAACATTCGTCCTAATCATAAATTTATTTCGGAGAATTGTTTTTCTGAAAGTATAATTACTTCATTAAAGGATAATGCAGTTTTATATTTGCAAGGCTATTGGCAGAAAGAACAATACGCACAATGGCTTATGGAAAATAAGAGTGAGTTGTTTGAACCTAAAGAAGCAATACCATTCAAAATACAATCTTATTTCCAAATAGCAAATGATACTCATTCTGTAGCTCTTCATGTGCGGAGAGGAGATTATTTTCAGTCTAAATATGCTACAACATTTGGAGTTTGTACAGTGGAATATTATCAGACAGCTTTAGAACTAATTTCAACTAAGATTGATAAGTTTCAATTACTCGTGTTTTCTGATGATCTAGAATGGGTAAAGGAAAATCTAAGATTACCTAAGGATAGTGTACTGGTTGAAAATTATGATATAGAACAATACTGGTATATTTATTTGATGTCAAAATGTAAACATAATATTATATCAAATAGCTCTTTTAGTTGGTGGGGAGCATTTCTAAATTCACATAAAAATAAAGTTGTTATTTCTCCTAAGAAATGGCTTAATACCAGTGATATCACCATTGCATTAGATTCTTGGATTAAAATTTAA
- a CDS encoding UDP-glucose dehydrogenase family protein: MKIAIVGTGYVGLVTGTCFSEMGVNVTCVDVVTSKIENLNKGIIPIYEPGLEDMIHRNYDAGRLKFTTSLVSCLDDVEVIFSAVGTPPDEDGSADLRYVLEVARTIGQNMNKYVLVVTKSTVPVGTAQKVKAAIQEELDKRHVKIEFDVASNPEFLKEGDAIDDFMKPDRVVVGIESDRAKSIMERLYKPFMMNNYRLIFTDIPSAEMIKYAANSMLATRISFMNDIANLCELVGADVNMVRKGIGSDSRIGSKFLYPGCGYGGSCFPKDVKALIKTAEKNGYNMRVLEAVEKVNELQKNILFDKVSTFFNGELVGKRVALWGLAFKPETDDMREAPALVLIDKLTSAGIIVKVYDPVAMDECKRRVGDLVEYATDMYDAVLDVDALLLITEWKEFRVPSWGVLKKTMKYPLVIDGRNIYDKKELSELGFHYSCIGK, translated from the coding sequence ATGAAAATAGCTATTGTAGGTACAGGATACGTAGGATTGGTTACAGGAACTTGTTTCTCTGAAATGGGAGTGAATGTTACCTGTGTAGATGTGGTAACCTCTAAAATAGAGAATTTGAATAAAGGAATCATCCCTATCTATGAACCGGGGCTGGAAGATATGATTCATCGAAATTATGATGCCGGACGTTTGAAGTTTACAACTTCTTTAGTTTCCTGTTTGGATGATGTAGAAGTAATTTTCAGTGCTGTTGGCACACCGCCCGATGAAGATGGAAGTGCGGATCTGCGCTATGTACTTGAAGTGGCTCGTACTATTGGACAAAACATGAATAAATATGTTTTGGTGGTTACGAAGAGTACAGTTCCAGTGGGGACAGCACAAAAAGTGAAGGCTGCTATTCAGGAGGAATTGGACAAACGTCATGTAAAAATAGAATTTGATGTTGCATCTAATCCGGAATTCTTGAAGGAAGGAGATGCCATAGATGATTTTATGAAACCGGATCGGGTAGTCGTTGGTATTGAATCAGATAGAGCAAAAAGCATAATGGAAAGGTTGTATAAACCTTTTATGATGAATAATTATCGTTTGATTTTTACGGATATTCCCTCTGCAGAAATGATAAAATATGCGGCAAATTCAATGTTAGCAACCCGGATCAGCTTTATGAATGACATCGCAAATTTGTGTGAATTGGTTGGTGCGGATGTGAACATGGTGCGGAAAGGAATCGGTTCAGATTCGAGAATTGGGAGTAAATTTCTATATCCGGGGTGTGGTTACGGTGGTTCGTGTTTTCCAAAGGACGTGAAAGCTTTAATCAAAACAGCAGAAAAGAATGGATATAATATGAGAGTTTTGGAAGCTGTAGAAAAAGTGAATGAACTTCAAAAAAATATTCTTTTTGATAAGGTGTCTACATTCTTTAATGGAGAACTCGTTGGAAAACGGGTCGCATTATGGGGATTGGCATTCAAACCGGAGACAGATGATATGCGTGAAGCTCCTGCATTAGTGCTGATTGATAAGCTAACATCTGCTGGTATAATCGTAAAAGTGTATGATCCGGTTGCTATGGATGAATGTAAACGCAGGGTTGGAGATCTAGTTGAATATGCTACAGATATGTATGATGCGGTACTTGATGTTGATGCGCTTTTGTTGATTACAGAATGGAAAGAATTTCGGGTACCCAGTTGGGGAGTATTGAAGAAGACTATGAAATATCCTTTAGTTATTGATGGTAGAAATATTTATGATAAAAAGGAACTTTCAGAATTAGGCTTTCATTATTCTTGTATTGGAAAATAA
- a CDS encoding EpsG family protein, translating to MDVKGNSLSVFTKMSLEKEYTNRTILLLLFLICPLASFVFSLFFLNKKTANITLFLFIVLFAYSMTNIDTEGPDLNRYLEYPKNCVAYNSITELVTSYDFVISGGDYYRAFMGFIVSRFTTNGHILMALLGMVWAILYLKSKSLFDVYRCSRKDLSYGLLLLFFLAYGVAHLGNVRFPTAALLFFYSSIKYLHTRKLKYLIILGLVPLFHSAFIIYDFLFLVIVLFPKNIRIYFILLLLAFVVKNLNVVAGFSFVLNYLPNSLALKYASYVLDENYLANSVAASEVASLHVKYMYILIELSSLWIIINVFLKKKILYDTIDTSIACFLLLLYVFYYLSPLANDVNQRTLHLSSLFVYYLCYKLWARNKVNYWYRNCLLVLICASIPMLFYNLKLMLYFTKVDMVYGSLPSLILNDSMSTIITNM from the coding sequence ATGGATGTAAAGGGTAATAGTTTGTCTGTTTTCACAAAAATGTCTTTAGAAAAAGAATATACTAATAGAACCATATTATTGCTTTTATTTTTAATATGTCCATTAGCTTCATTTGTTTTCAGTTTGTTTTTTTTGAATAAAAAGACAGCAAATATAACTTTATTCTTATTTATAGTGCTTTTTGCTTATTCAATGACAAATATTGATACAGAAGGACCTGATTTGAATAGGTATTTGGAATATCCAAAGAATTGTGTTGCTTATAATTCTATTACAGAATTAGTGACGTCGTATGATTTTGTTATAAGTGGTGGAGATTATTATCGTGCCTTTATGGGATTTATAGTGTCTCGTTTTACGACAAATGGTCATATACTGATGGCGTTATTAGGTATGGTATGGGCCATTTTATATCTAAAGTCAAAGTCTTTATTTGATGTATATAGGTGTAGTAGGAAAGATTTGTCGTATGGATTATTGCTGTTGTTCTTTTTGGCTTACGGAGTTGCACATTTGGGTAATGTTAGGTTCCCTACTGCTGCCTTACTCTTTTTTTATTCTTCAATAAAATATTTGCATACGCGTAAGTTGAAATATTTAATAATTTTAGGTTTGGTTCCTTTATTTCATTCAGCATTTATCATATATGATTTCTTATTTCTCGTGATAGTTTTATTCCCTAAAAATATTCGTATATATTTTATTCTTTTATTATTAGCTTTTGTTGTAAAGAATTTGAATGTAGTTGCAGGTTTTTCCTTCGTACTTAATTATTTGCCAAATAGCTTAGCACTGAAATATGCATCTTATGTTTTGGATGAAAATTATTTAGCTAATTCAGTAGCTGCATCGGAAGTTGCTTCTCTTCATGTTAAATATATGTATATCCTAATCGAACTGTCTTCTTTGTGGATTATAATAAATGTATTTTTAAAGAAGAAAATATTGTATGATACAATTGATACTTCAATAGCATGTTTTCTGCTTTTATTGTATGTTTTTTATTATTTATCTCCATTAGCTAATGATGTGAATCAAAGGACATTACACTTGTCTTCATTATTTGTATATTATTTATGTTATAAATTATGGGCTAGAAATAAAGTCAATTATTGGTATCGTAACTGTTTACTTGTATTGATATGTGCTTCTATACCAATGTTATTTTATAATTTAAAATTAATGTTATATTTTACCAAAGTAGATATGGTATACGGATCTTTACCATCGCTGATATTAAATGATTCTATGAGTACTATAATAACCAATATGTGA
- a CDS encoding glycosyltransferase family 2 protein → MNLCPLVTIAIPFYNPGEYLKYAVKSVLSQTYANWELILLNDGSTDNYKDIISEFEDKRIRFINDGYQLGLPARLNQLSLIAHGEYYARMDADDIMHPQRIELQVEFLVKHPEIDVVGSNAYYIDKDNSILGVSKELYQQPKTIADILNRGAFVHPSILGKKEWFIKHPYNEKLLRMQDLALWISSVGDSYFFNMSDKLLFYRAVGVPSLSRYLKTQKYFRGYLRTVRKRDFHYSTIYKLYMSSLLKSVVYSFFSLIGRNDLLIRKRYSTLNSEILAEAKLWLQRAVE, encoded by the coding sequence ATGAATTTGTGCCCTTTAGTAACTATCGCTATCCCTTTCTATAATCCGGGAGAGTATTTAAAATATGCTGTTAAATCGGTACTAAGTCAGACCTATGCCAATTGGGAATTAATATTATTGAATGATGGGAGTACTGATAATTATAAAGACATTATATCTGAATTTGAGGATAAAAGGATCAGATTTATTAATGATGGATATCAGTTAGGATTGCCAGCTCGTTTGAATCAGCTTTCATTGATAGCACATGGAGAATATTATGCCCGTATGGATGCGGATGATATTATGCATCCTCAAAGAATAGAATTACAGGTTGAATTTCTTGTGAAACATCCTGAAATAGATGTAGTAGGTAGTAATGCTTATTATATAGATAAAGATAATTCAATTTTGGGAGTTTCAAAAGAACTCTATCAGCAACCGAAAACTATTGCAGATATATTGAATAGAGGGGCGTTTGTTCATCCTAGTATTTTAGGAAAAAAAGAATGGTTTATTAAACATCCGTATAATGAGAAATTGCTTAGAATGCAGGATTTGGCATTATGGATAAGTTCAGTTGGAGATTCTTACTTCTTTAATATGTCCGACAAGTTACTTTTTTATAGAGCAGTAGGAGTTCCTTCATTATCAAGATATTTAAAGACTCAAAAGTATTTTAGAGGTTATTTACGAACTGTTCGCAAGCGTGATTTTCACTACAGTACAATATATAAATTATATATGAGTTCATTGCTAAAGTCAGTCGTATATTCTTTTTTTTCTTTGATTGGTAGAAATGATCTTTTAATACGTAAACGATATTCCACATTGAATTCCGAAATATTAGCTGAAGCTAAGCTATGGCTACAACGAGCTGTAGAATAA
- a CDS encoding chain-length determining protein yields the protein MNDKIHIEKKKSEDLTVSQMELDLLGILCKIINIRKRLYWAAGIGLIIGIIVALSIPKQYTVKVTLSPEMGNQKNNSNLVGLAASFLGEGSTMGNSIDALNASISADIVASTPFLLELLNMNVSVKDMKVASTLNLYLGELSSPWWSNVIELPNMVIGGIKKLFTDDNDEVANNVTNGAIELSRKDMEKIEYLRKQIVASVDKKTAITEITVTLQDPKVTAIVADSVVRKLQEYIINYRTSKAKEDCLYLEQLFKERQREYYLAQKKYANYVDTHDNLILLSVRTEQERLLNDMNLAFQIYSQVANQLQITRAKVQEEKPVFAVVEPAVVPLSASGIGLKIYVLLFMALAILGTLLWVLLVQKVFCELKEKLSINS from the coding sequence ATGAACGATAAGATACATATAGAAAAAAAAAAATCAGAGGATTTGACGGTAAGTCAGATGGAGCTTGATTTGTTGGGGATATTATGTAAGATTATTAATATTCGCAAGAGGCTATATTGGGCTGCAGGAATAGGATTGATTATTGGTATTATTGTAGCATTAAGTATTCCTAAGCAATATACAGTAAAAGTAACGCTTTCACCGGAAATGGGAAATCAAAAAAATAATAGTAATTTGGTAGGACTTGCTGCCTCTTTCTTGGGAGAGGGAAGTACTATGGGGAATAGTATAGATGCATTGAATGCATCCATATCAGCAGATATAGTAGCTTCTACACCATTTTTATTAGAATTGTTAAATATGAACGTGTCTGTAAAAGACATGAAAGTAGCTTCTACATTAAATCTATATTTAGGTGAGTTATCATCTCCTTGGTGGAGTAATGTTATAGAGTTGCCGAATATGGTGATTGGTGGAATCAAAAAACTGTTTACAGATGATAACGATGAGGTTGCTAATAATGTAACGAACGGAGCTATTGAATTATCTAGAAAAGATATGGAGAAAATAGAATACCTGAGGAAGCAAATAGTTGCTTCTGTAGATAAAAAAACTGCTATTACAGAAATAACTGTTACATTACAGGATCCCAAGGTCACAGCTATTGTTGCAGATTCCGTTGTGCGGAAATTGCAAGAGTATATTATTAACTATCGTACTTCTAAAGCAAAAGAGGACTGTCTCTATTTGGAACAATTATTTAAAGAACGTCAACGAGAATATTACTTAGCGCAAAAAAAATATGCTAATTATGTTGATACACATGATAATCTTATACTGTTGAGTGTGCGTACAGAGCAGGAACGATTACTAAATGATATGAATTTAGCTTTTCAAATTTATAGCCAAGTGGCTAATCAATTGCAGATTACAAGGGCAAAAGTACAAGAAGAGAAACCTGTGTTTGCAGTAGTGGAACCAGCGGTGGTTCCTTTGTCCGCTTCTGGTATAGGATTGAAAATATATGTGTTGTTATTTATGGCTTTGGCTATACTAGGTACACTTCTTTGGGTGTTATTAGTACAAAAAGTTTTCTGTGAATTGAAAGAAAAACTATCAATTAACTCTTGA
- a CDS encoding NAD-dependent epimerase has translation MKILLTGVAGFIGSKTAEYLLQRGDEVVGLDNINDYYDVNLKYARLEKILGISRDKIDWYTFVKSDLYERFSFIRINLEDKQAIRMLFANGSFDVVVNLAAQAGVRYSIENPYAYVESNVDGFLNILEGCRHHNIKHFVYASSSSVYGLNGKVPFSEKDSIAHPVSLYAATKKSNELMAHTYSYLYGIPSTGLRFFTVYGPWGRPDMSPFLFADAISHDRAIKVFNNGDMLRDFTYIDDIVMGVLKVIDSIPQPDALWDSENPSPDSSTAPYQIYNIGNSQPVRLMDFIQAIEVAIGKEAKKVYLPMQPGDVYQTYADTSKLKKDLDFKPSTLLREGIKETMDWYKSFYKL, from the coding sequence ATGAAGATTCTATTAACAGGAGTTGCAGGCTTTATTGGGTCTAAAACTGCAGAATATTTACTTCAACGGGGCGATGAAGTTGTCGGACTGGATAATATCAATGATTATTATGACGTAAATTTGAAATATGCACGTTTAGAAAAAATCCTTGGTATTTCACGAGATAAAATAGATTGGTACACATTTGTGAAAAGTGATTTATACGAACGTTTCAGTTTCATTCGCATTAATCTCGAAGATAAACAAGCAATAAGGATGCTTTTTGCCAATGGCAGTTTTGATGTAGTAGTCAATTTGGCTGCCCAAGCTGGGGTTCGTTATTCAATAGAAAATCCGTATGCTTATGTAGAGAGCAATGTGGATGGATTCTTGAATATATTGGAGGGATGCCGCCATCATAATATAAAGCATTTTGTTTATGCCAGTTCGAGTAGTGTATATGGATTAAATGGAAAAGTTCCTTTCTCAGAAAAAGATAGTATTGCTCATCCGGTTAGTTTATATGCTGCGACTAAGAAGTCGAATGAGTTAATGGCACATACCTATAGCTATCTATATGGAATTCCATCTACTGGTCTTCGTTTTTTTACCGTCTATGGGCCTTGGGGACGTCCGGATATGTCGCCTTTTCTATTTGCGGATGCAATATCTCATGATAGAGCTATAAAGGTTTTTAATAATGGAGACATGCTTCGTGATTTTACATATATTGATGATATTGTGATGGGGGTATTAAAAGTAATTGATTCTATACCTCAACCGGATGCTTTATGGGATTCTGAAAATCCATCACCGGACTCTTCAACAGCCCCATATCAAATTTACAATATTGGCAACTCACAACCGGTGCGTTTGATGGATTTTATTCAGGCAATAGAGGTGGCAATAGGTAAAGAAGCGAAAAAGGTATATCTTCCTATGCAGCCAGGAGATGTTTATCAAACCTATGCGGATACTTCTAAATTAAAGAAAGATTTGGATTTCAAACCAAGTACGCTTTTGAGAGAAGGTATAAAAGAAACAATGGATTGGTATAAATCATTTTATAAGTTATAA